From one Planktothrix agardhii NIES-204 genomic stretch:
- a CDS encoding 4-hydroxybenzoyl-CoA thioesterase — protein sequence MLRSKSICKVFETNPVPQSPCSTDTLRSTPWFDYVVRVSPHHTDYGGIVWHGTYISWMEEARVERLRLAGLEYHTLVEMGCELPVVELNIHYYKPVKMGMQVVVKSRILPTKGVRIPWEYRIESLDGQSHYLSAQVTLVPIDGQTGKIMRRLPPILQTSLAQMLGTSTL from the coding sequence ATGTTGCGTTCTAAATCTATTTGTAAAGTGTTTGAAACAAATCCCGTTCCCCAGTCCCCCTGCTCAACGGATACTCTCCGGTCAACCCCTTGGTTTGACTATGTTGTGCGGGTTTCTCCCCACCATACCGATTATGGTGGTATCGTTTGGCATGGAACCTATATATCTTGGATGGAAGAAGCCCGGGTAGAACGGTTACGTTTGGCGGGATTAGAGTATCATACCTTAGTAGAAATGGGTTGCGAATTACCCGTTGTCGAGTTGAACATTCACTACTATAAACCCGTGAAAATGGGAATGCAGGTGGTGGTTAAAAGTCGAATCCTACCTACTAAGGGGGTACGAATTCCCTGGGAATACCGGATTGAATCCCTAGATGGTCAATCCCACTATCTCAGCGCCCAAGTGACTTTGGTTCCTATTGATGGACAAACGGGGAAAATTATGCGTCGTTTACCCCCGATATTGCAAACATCTTTGGCTCAAATGCTGGGAACATCTACGCTATAA